A stretch of Lactuca sativa cultivar Salinas chromosome 6, Lsat_Salinas_v11, whole genome shotgun sequence DNA encodes these proteins:
- the LOC111911393 gene encoding uncharacterized protein LOC111911393, with amino-acid sequence MKIASILVIILIAMMFLAMTCAAQTAAECKEERRLAVNACRNVLTGSLPSSACCQRARVSHAACICPAITPKVAALVDINRFVKLVEGCGRRVPRHYKCGSITTP; translated from the exons ATGAAGATCGCTTCGATTTTGGTTATAATTTTGATCGCGATGATGTTCTTGGCTATGACTTGTGCTGCACAAACGGCTGCTGAGTGCAAGGAAGAAAGAAGGCTTGCGGTCAACGCATGCAGAAACGTGTTGACCGGTAGTCTTCCATCGTCTGCTTGTTGCCAACGAGCTCGTGTTAGCCATGCTGCGTGCATATGCCCTGCTATCACCCCGAAAGTGGCTGCACTTGTTGATATAAAtcgttttgttaagcttgttgaAGGTTGTGGACGTAGAGTCCCTCGTCACTACAAGTGTGGaa GTATCACAACACCATGA